GTGAATGGACATCCGAATCGCCAGATGATTTCCGTCGCGTTCGATCTCCGCGACCCAGCCCGCTCTGGCATCGCGCGCGTCGCCTGCTCGCTGGCGCGGGCCCTGGCCGCCCGTCTGGACATCGATCCGCGCCTCGACCTCACCCTCTGCGGCCCCGTGACGCAACTGGAGCAACTGGGCGTTCGCGACTGGAGCCGGCGAGCCCCGCGCCTGGTGGAATGGACCAGCCCGCGCCACTCGACGGCCGCGCAACTCACCTGGCCGCGCGTGCGCCGGCAGGCGGGAGATGCGATCTGGTTCTTCCCGCACTGGGATGTTCCGTGGTATGCTCTTCCGCGTCGCTATGTCGCCATGGTTCACGATCTGATCCTGCTCCGCGTGCCCGGAGCCACGAAGCCCGCTCGTCGACGACTCGCCGAACGGTGGATTCGCCGCGCCGTGCGGCACGCCGGCCGCGTGGTAGTGCCGTCGGATTACACCGCGCACGACCTCGCGGCCCTCGTTCCCGGGTCCGCCGCGAAGATTCGCCGCATTCCCGAGGGCGTCGACCCGGGATTCTTTCAACCCGCTCCTCCGCTGCCCGACGACGTTGCCCCCTTTGCCGCCGGCGGCCCGTTCATGCTCAGCGTGGGCAATCGCAAGCGGCATAAGAACCTCGATATGGGCGTGGAGCTGCTCCGGCGCATCCCGGAACTCCGGTGGATCGTGGTTGGCGAGTGGTATCCGGATTGGGAGCCGGTATCGGCGCACGCCATCGCGGCCGGCGTGGCCGATCGCATGCTCGTGCTCGGCGCGCAGCAGGACGACGTGCTTCGCGCGCTCTACCACGCGGCGGCCTGTCTCTTCTTTCCGTCGCGCATGGAGGGTTTCGGCCTCCCGGTCGTGGAAGCGACGGCCTGCGGCACGCCGGTGGTGTGCTCCAGTGCGGGCTCGCTATTGGAAGCCGCCGGCGGTTGCGCCGCGTTGTGCCACCCCGACGACGCCGACGCGTTCGTCAACGCCGTGCGCGCCGTGCTCGCTCATCCGGCGCGCCAGCCGGCCGCGTGCGTGGACCGCGTCCGTCGCATGACCTGGGACGCGAGCGCCGAGCGTGTGATGCAAGTGATCGAGGAGATCGCCTGATGCGCCGCGCGTGGCTTGCCCTCGTCTGCCTTCTCGCCCTTCCGGCCGTGTTGCGCGCTCAGGGCACGCAATGGAACGAAGCGACCGTGGGCAGCGACTGGGAACTCTACGCCCGCGCGCTCGCGGTGCGCGGCCTTCTTTCCGACGAGCCCTGGGCCATCCGTCCCTTCTCGCCTTCGGTGCTCGACCAGTGGAGCGCCTCGCTCTCGGCGGCGCATCCGTGGAAGGACCGGCTGCCGCAGCG
This Gemmatimonadaceae bacterium DNA region includes the following protein-coding sequences:
- a CDS encoding glycosyltransferase family 1 protein; amino-acid sequence: MISVAFDLRDPARSGIARVACSLARALAARLDIDPRLDLTLCGPVTQLEQLGVRDWSRRAPRLVEWTSPRHSTAAQLTWPRVRRQAGDAIWFFPHWDVPWYALPRRYVAMVHDLILLRVPGATKPARRRLAERWIRRAVRHAGRVVVPSDYTAHDLAALVPGSAAKIRRIPEGVDPGFFQPAPPLPDDVAPFAAGGPFMLSVGNRKRHKNLDMGVELLRRIPELRWIVVGEWYPDWEPVSAHAIAAGVADRMLVLGAQQDDVLRALYHAAACLFFPSRMEGFGLPVVEATACGTPVVCSSAGSLLEAAGGCAALCHPDDADAFVNAVRAVLAHPARQPAACVDRVRRMTWDASAERVMQVIEEIA